The nucleotide sequence TTCGCGAGCGTACTCCCTCCGCCGCCTCGGAAAGTTGGGGGACGATGATCGCAATCTCTGTCCTCGCAGCGATCGGCATTCTCAGCATCGTTGTCTTCCGGTCGCAACTGAAGGATCAACGCCGTCTGCGTTCGGCTCAGCGAAACCGGATCGACAACGAATCGATCACGTTTCCCGATCAAGATTCCTGAAGCCTCCTGCGAGAATTCTCAGTCTTCAAACGCAAACTCGCCCTGTTTGGCAATCTTGTCGATCGTTTTTCGACCAGTTGGCGTTTCGTTCTGTCGCATCTGTTCCGGCAGAGCTTCCGGATTCCCGGGGTGACCGATTGCGATCATGCAGTGCGTCTCAAACCCATCGGGAATCTCCAGCGCGATCTTAGCCTTGCCGCGATCGTAGCCAGCCATTGGATGTGCAACGATGCCCAGTTGGGCCGCTTGCAGCAGGAGATTCTGAGTGGCCAGCCCAGCGTCGAATTCATGCACCGGATTCGGTTTTCCGTTGCGACTGAACGTTGTTCGACTCGCGACGACAACCAACACCCCCGCTTTGTCGCACCACGACTGATTCGCTTCCGCGAGAAGGCCGAAGAATGTTTCCCAGCTGGGAGATTCCCGATGCGAATAGAGGAATCGCCATTCCTGCTCGTTATACGTCGAAGGAGCCCAGCGGGCCGCTTCAAACAGCTGATCCATGATCGAAGCCTCAACTCCTTCTCCATTCATCGCTCGAGGAGACCAGCGTTTGAGAAAAAGTTCTTCGATGGGATGATCGGATTGACGAACGTCGAGTGGATTCGGGAGTTTGGACATTCTGCTCTCTCAAACTGCGGAGACCGGTTTTCGAAAATACTTGATCTTCAATGGAAGACTGATGACAATCCTGCTGAGCATCAATTGTTCCAGTTTCTCAGACAGATTCCTCTTCGACTGTCGATACTACGACTCTGCTTGTACTCTGACAATCGACGCCCGTAACCGATTCGCCCACACTTCACAGCCATTTTGCCACCTCAACACTTGA is from Thalassoglobus sp. JC818 and encodes:
- a CDS encoding nitroreductase family protein; the encoded protein is MSKLPNPLDVRQSDHPIEELFLKRWSPRAMNGEGVEASIMDQLFEAARWAPSTYNEQEWRFLYSHRESPSWETFFGLLAEANQSWCDKAGVLVVVASRTTFSRNGKPNPVHEFDAGLATQNLLLQAAQLGIVAHPMAGYDRGKAKIALEIPDGFETHCMIAIGHPGNPEALPEQMRQNETPTGRKTIDKIAKQGEFAFED